The Arachis ipaensis cultivar K30076 chromosome B07, Araip1.1, whole genome shotgun sequence genomic interval ATGACATACAGGGAGAGTATAGGAAGCAGTACAAGAGGATTGGTGATTACTGCTATGAGTTACTCCGTTCTAATCCAGGATCCTCAGTGACTCTGAAGGTACAAAGGTCCCCTGACTTTGAGCATGAGCAGCAAAGCTCATCTTTGAACAACTATTGCATATTTAAGAGACTTTATGTATGCCTGGATGCTTGCAAAAAAAGCATTCTGCAATGTAGAAAATTCATTGGGTTGGATGGCTGCTTTCTGAAAACCCCTCAAGGGGGGCAGATGCTGACTGCTATAGGATGGGACCCGAATGATCAAATGCTCCCTATTGCCTATGCCGTCGTGGAGTAAGAGACCAAGGATAGCTGGACTTAGTTCTTGAGGCTGCTAATTCATGATTTTGGGTTGGAAACAATTGGCAGGGCAACCTTTATGTCTGATCAGCAGAAGGTAAATATCAAGCTAATATCATGCATATTCTTTTTAAGTTAATATGAGGTTAACATTATGCATACCAACCTGGTTTTGCTAGGGGTTACTGCCAGCTTTTGATGAGGTGATCCCAGGTGTAGATCACAGATTTTGCGTGCGACATCTCTACAGTAACTTCACAAAGAAGTTCCCTGGATTGCAATTGAAGCAGCTGATGTGGAGATGCGCAAAAGCAACACACTGGAAGGACTGGGAGAGAGAAATGGCAGTCATCCGATCTTTGAACGTCGAGGCTCACAGGCATCTGAATTCTATTCCTCCAAGATTCTGGAGCAGATCCAGGTTTAGCTTCCACTCCAAATGTGATACTCTTGTTAACAATATGTGTGAAAGTTTCAATGGGGCTATAGTCGATTCTAGGGAGAAGCCCATAATTACTATGCTAGAAGAAATTAGGTGTACTTAAAGCTTCCACTCCAAATGTGATACTCTTGTTAACAATATGTGTGAAAGTTTCAATGGGGCTATAGTCGATTCTAGGGAGAAGCCCATAATTACTATGCTAGAAGAAATTAGGGTATACTTAATGAATAGATGGGCTGTTAATAGAGAAAGAATTCAAAAGTTCAATGGAACAATTTTACCTAGAATTAGGAAGAAGATAGAGAGAAGAGGAAGGGCAGCCGGTGAGTGGAGGCCTTATTGGTCTGCTGCACAAACTTATGAGGTTGTCAATGGATTGAGCAAGTATGCTGTTGATTTATCTCTGCGTGAGTGTTCCTGTAGGAAGTGGCAGCTAAGTGGAATTCCTTGCACACATGTAATCAGCTGTATAAACTTCAAGGGTCTTGAATTGGATCAGTATGTGGATGACTGCTACAAGAGAGACGCCTATGTCAAATGTTATGAATCCGCAATCCATCCTCTCAATGGCCCAGATCTGTGGGAGCACACAAACTTCGATGATGTCATGCCACCATCTTATCGGAGGCCTAGTCACAGACCagtgaagaagaggaaaagaggACCTGAAGAATCAGAGAATAGATGCCACACACACTTGTCTAGGAGGGGGCGGACTCAGAGGTGTTCAAGGTGTGGTGTAGTAGGTCACAAGAGAGGAAGGTGCAGCAATCCACCCCTCACTATAAGTTCTGTTCTGACCATGttttgtttagggtttattgCATTGTTTTCAATCTGTATGTTGGTGTTTAAATGTTTCCTTCTTGGTATATTGCAGGCCCAACCCCCTAAAGAAACTGGTGCCAAGAAAGCTACTCGAGGAAGGAAGAGCACAACCTCAAAACCTGTTATGCAAACTGCTACCAGAGGGAGGAAGAGGTCAAGAGGTCAAGGAAATCCATCATCACAGCCCCAACCAGCCATGAGCTCAACTCCCATAACCAGGTCCAAGTCATCCCATTCCCAGCCCATCCCCAAGCCTAGTACAACAGCAACTAGGCCCAATACAACAGCAGCAGCTACTCCCCAATCAAGGCCCAACAAGAAGCCCATCAAAAAGCCCATCAAAAGCTCCACTCAACCACCACCAGTCACTAAGGACAAGGGTGCATCCAGCTCAAGCCAACCAATGATGCACAAGGTCTCCTTCTCTCACAATATTGCACTGCTTGTATCACCAAGGAAGTTGAGGCTGATGGCAAAACTGCCTCCAAGGGAATGGGAAAAGCTTTGACAATGTTTACTAACTATTTAAGTTGTTAGCTGGTCCATATAGATTTGGTTTGATGATagttctatggttgtgtaatttcATTTTGATTGGAACTTATTACAGACTATTTATGCCTTTTGTTGTGTGAAAGTGAACACAATTACTGCTGTTTTGATATAAGTCCAATTGTCAGTTTGTTTCATGAATGATGTGAGACTTTTACTCTTGGTTTGTTAATGAATGAAGTCACATGCTTATATTCTGGTTAATCTGTTTCTGCTTTCATTCTATTAGACTGTAGCTACTCTATAATACAGGTAATGTATTGGTAACAGAGAGTCAAATTTCATGTCAACAATTTCCACTTTCATTGCCAAATTTTTCTCAGATTACAGACACAGACAATCACTTACATACACATATACTCAACTTCAATAACCAGTTTCAATACCAAATTTCTATCTAGTCACAGCATGAATTTTTCAATTACATAAAGTCCTCTGCAATGGCTAACTACAAACTACCTAGAATTGACCTATTTTCTTCCAAACTTTCATCAACCCAGTTTCAAAGGCACCAAACATGGTACACCCTGGTTGTGACTCAACAAAACCTGCAGCCATAAACATACACAAGCAACCCAGCCAACCATGCCCAACACTGCAGCAACCTTCAACTTCCACTCAGATGCCTTCACGCCTGCCTTCAGGTCGGCGACTTTCCTCTTCAACCTTGCAACATGGGAATCTTCGCTCCCACCTTCTGGATCTGCCCAACGGAAAAACTCATACTCATAATTGACCTACAACACCCCACCATACTCAGTGCCCAGAAAGAAGCATATGGAATCAGATTAGAAGAACAACAAAAGATGAACTCACCTCATAGTAGACGCAGCCCCAGAATCGGCGACCTGTGTTTTCCTTGGTTCCGGAAACTCGCAACACTGGTCTCTCTCGATGCCCACAAAGAACCCCCTTCTTCTGCGCAGACCCCCTTCTGCGAGACGACCTCGAGCTCTCCGACGCCATGGCTGCGCGACAACCCTAGCCCTAGCAGACGCGTTATACTTCTGGTTTGGGGGTGGGgtcgaaaataaattttaattttttatacgaTTATATAGGTCAACTACCAGTAACAACCTCAGGGGAAAATGTGTCCAAAAAATTTCGAAATTGGGgggaaggatgattttaaagcgttttgTAACGTtcaggatgattttaataaaaaaaaaggctATGGACGAAATCGATTTTGACCccagaccttggggacgaaaaaagtacttatccctatttttaacatataaggaATTGTAAAAAAGCttaatcttattttgataaatattggctatcaaaaataatttgttagaaaaaatttgaaaatatattttttgtaataCTTATTAAccatcaaaaatactatttattttgacacttattgaccataaaaaattctcaacaaaaaCTTTTTACAATTATTAACCGCAAAATATATTATATCATAGACTTTTTTTGGCAATTTTTtaccataaaaaaattcaatcatatttttttgacATTCGTTATTATAAAAGTTAAGGTTTCACCTATTATTGATTTTCAAATGAAAATGACTCTAACAATAGACAAAACAAAAATTCTACCACTATGACATGAATATACTTTCACTTAATCATATATAATCATCGtataaaattaaacaagatctttgcaattttgaTAATTGATCATGATTCAAAACTAGTACAAATAGCATCCTTATATAGCATTTAACAAGTATATCAACAACAATTAACACCAAGTTCCAAAACCAATACTCAATATCATAATATCATATTAATGTTCTTTTTTATATAATGCTATATGAGTCACACTCTTAAACTCATCAAAATGTTGAGCCATTAATCAAATGGAGTAGGATTGTTGTCACTTTGAACTATAGGCAACCTTCCACCTAATAGTTGCTCAAGTATTCCTGCCATATGATCTACCTTTTCTTCAAATCATCCACCTCTAGAGTCTTAATATTTTTTTCTGCACATTGAAACTTTGTTTGGAGACAAGAAAATATGAATGAGTCACGCTAGCCCCATAACCACGAACTCGTCTATGTCATTCAGGTCCAAATATtttgatgcatggaaacttgtctctcaacaattttccttcggcaagtacaccgaattgtcgtcaagtaaaaactcacaatagagtgaggtcgaatcccacagggattgattggtcaagcaactttaattagaggaatgttctagttgagcgaagtagaatttgatttgagatttgtagaaaattaaatggcgggaaagtaaatagcagaaaatgtaaattgctagaaataaagagctgaatgtaaatggcggaaagtaaattgcagaatcttaaatgggaatggggaagatgctcataaaagtaaattgcagaaattaaagagaatgggtaagatcagaaatagagaattcattgggcttaggagatgttgcattctccggatcaagttcattttcatctcttcctcaatcattgCATTCaatgatctccttggcaatcttaagtgatcgaattacaattccttgtaattcaatctctcaaatcttgatcaatagccaattccttggtcaattgctcatgagaagagatgaagtatggtcgttgattataccacatgcattcccaaatcaagtgttggtagaattatagtcaccatatccatctaaccccaatttggtccagcatgagaaagcatttctagcatgatctcttcattcttcctccaaggttcagaagagatccaagtatgaatagcttcttttccaagataactacccaattggatgaagattgaaagctttctagtaaaatcgagagaaaagat includes:
- the LOC107607401 gene encoding uncharacterized protein LOC107607401, which gives rise to MASESSRSSRRRGSAQKKGVLCGHRERPVLRVSGTKENTGRRFWGCVYYEVNYEYEFFRWADPEGGSEDSHVARLKRKVADLKAGVKASEWKLKVAAVLGMVGWVACVCLWLQVLLSHNQGVPCLVPLKLG